The following nucleotide sequence is from Bacteroidales bacterium.
GTTGATAGATTTAATTCGACTGATGATACTTTTTAAGCCAAGGCCAGTGCTTTCTTGTTGAAGGATTAATTGGGGATCAAATCCTATACCATCGTCTTTGTAGAAAACATAAAGCTTTTGTTCCTGTTGAATAAGCAAGATATTGATATTTTCAGCGTTAGCATGTTTGAGTGTATTGTTAATAAGTTCGCTGATGATTCTAAAAAGTATGAGTTCGAGGTCTGAATTAATCCTTTCTTTTTGAATATCGTATTCAAAATGAATGTTGATGGTGTTGGTTTTATTTATTTTTTCGCAAAAGTGTTCGATAGCTTTAATCAGTCCGTAATCATTAATAATGCTAGGCATGAGGTTATTTGCAATTTGTCGTATATTCTGAATAGATTCGTCAATAATTTCGTGAATATGTTGTAGTAAGTCTTCTTTTTCCTGACGGGTAATATCGCCTGATAGTTCTCCAACATAGAGTTTTAATGTTGAAAGAAGAGGGCCTAAGCCATCATGGAGTTCCCTTGCAATTCTTTGACGTTCTTTTTCTTCTCCTCTAATGGCAGCACTTAGCATCTTTCTTTCTAGTTCAATACGATCTGTAACGTTTCTAACAACGCTCAGGATAAGCTTTTCGCCCCTGTAGTTTACCAATCGACTGATGAATTCGACTTTTAGTATTTTTCCCGATTTGGTAACATGTTCGGATTCGAATTGATGAAAACCTTTTTCATAGATGATACGTCGATTTTCAGAGACTTTATCTTTGTATGCTTCAGATTTGATTTCAGTAATTTTTTTTCTAAGTAATTCTTCGCGGGTATATTCAAGTTCTTTGCATGCAGCTTCATTTACTTCAATAATGTTTTCATCTTCGTCGGTGACAAAAATAGCGTCACCACTGCTGTTAAAAAGTTTTTTAAATCTGTCTTCTGAGTCAGCAAGAGCTTTTGAAACCTTGCTGAGTTGTCGTTTGCTTTTGAGTATTTCCCGACTTATTTTGTAAAGTCGGTCAGTGGTAAAATAGTACACAAATCCAACCATGAAAACAATGGCAAAAATGGAAACGAGCATAATGCCCTTCAGAGCATTTTGACGTATATCTTCCAGTTCAACTGATGGATTTATGCTATAAATGATAAACAAGTCGAAAGGAGGAATATATTTAGCATAATAAAGTTTTTGATTGTTGTTAAATGTATATATTTTTTGGGGATTTGAGCTCACTTGCTGCAGTTTGATGGAATCAACCTCACATTTTTTGTCTCCAGAATGAAAGTAAAGAGTTCCGTGATGGTCGACAATACAAAGTTGTCCTGTTTTCCCCGTAACGAAATGAGACAAAAATGGTACGAGTTCATCGAAATTTTTTTCTTTGAGACCATAATAAAGCATGCCAACAACCGAATCGTTAATCAAAATTGGCTTATAGCAAGTGTAAAACCAGTCCTTTACTACGAAAGCACGTCCTTCATAAGTTTGCTTTTTAAGTACGGTCTGTGAAATCGGGTTGTTCAGTGGAATAAAAGTAAAAAAAGCACGTTTTTGGTTAGTTTTCAAGACTGTGGTGCTAATTCTAGCAAAACCACTGTCAAATCTCTGAAAAATAGTAAGAGTACCTCCATAAAGTTGTTGAAGAGAATCAATCCATGTAGTATCTCCAATCAAATCGCGGTTTTTGATTTTCCATTTTAAGAGTTTTGATTGAATAGATTGACCCGTGAATTGATTTTCGAGTGTAATCGAAAATTTCTCGTTGGTAAATTGAATGGGAGAGCTAGAAAATGTACGATAAAATAATGTAATAGACTTTTTCACTTCTTCTTGTTTACGCAACGCTTCACGTTGAAAAAAAAGATCCAAAAGTTTAACTTTTAGAAAAATGTCTGACTTTAAATTTTCCGTCGAACGATTGATGGTGTATTTATAATACCAAAGAGAAGTGAACACAACGATTCCTACAATGGCAATAGCAATGGGTAATATGAGTTGAATGCGCAGAGGTAATGTTTTTTTCACTTTCATGAGTTAAAATTACAAGTTTT
It contains:
- a CDS encoding Cache 3/Cache 2 fusion domain-containing protein, whose translation is MKVKKTLPLRIQLILPIAIAIVGIVVFTSLWYYKYTINRSTENLKSDIFLKVKLLDLFFQREALRKQEEVKKSITLFYRTFSSSPIQFTNEKFSITLENQFTGQSIQSKLLKWKIKNRDLIGDTTWIDSLQQLYGGTLTIFQRFDSGFARISTTVLKTNQKRAFFTFIPLNNPISQTVLKKQTYEGRAFVVKDWFYTCYKPILINDSVVGMLYYGLKEKNFDELVPFLSHFVTGKTGQLCIVDHHGTLYFHSGDKKCEVDSIKLQQVSSNPQKIYTFNNNQKLYYAKYIPPFDLFIIYSINPSVELEDIRQNALKGIMLVSIFAIVFMVGFVYYFTTDRLYKISREILKSKRQLSKVSKALADSEDRFKKLFNSSGDAIFVTDEDENIIEVNEAACKELEYTREELLRKKITEIKSEAYKDKVSENRRIIYEKGFHQFESEHVTKSGKILKVEFISRLVNYRGEKLILSVVRNVTDRIELERKMLSAAIRGEEKERQRIARELHDGLGPLLSTLKLYVGELSGDITRQEKEDLLQHIHEIIDESIQNIRQIANNLMPSIINDYGLIKAIEHFCEKINKTNTINIHFEYDIQKERINSDLELILFRIISELINNTLKHANAENINILLIQQEQKLYVFYKDDGIGFDPQLILQQESTGLGLKSIISRIKSINANYFVSSSPGKGFSFKLEVTL